A window of the Fusarium poae strain DAOMC 252244 chromosome 3, whole genome shotgun sequence genome harbors these coding sequences:
- the TIM17 gene encoding translocase of the inner membrane (TransMembrane:2 (i87-106o112-130i)~BUSCO:51513at5125) has translation MDHGRDPCPYVILNDFGGAFCMGAIGGTIWHGIKGFRNSPYGERRIGAITAIKMRAPVLGGNFGVWGGLFSTFDCAVKGVRQKEDPYNAIIAGFFTGGSLAIRGGYKAARNGAIGCAVLLAVIEGVGIGFSKMLAGSTKLEAPQPPPQEATL, from the exons ATGGATCACGGACGCGACCCCTGCCCCTATGTCATTCTCAATGACTTTGGTGGTGCTTTCTGTATGGGT GCCATCGGTGGTACTATCTGGCACGGTATAAAGGGTTTCCGCAACTCCCCCTACGGTGAGCGACGTATTGGCGCCATCACAGCCATCAAGATGCGTGCTCCAGTTCTAGGTGGTAACTTTGGTGTTTGGGGTGGTCTTTTCTCAACGTTCGACTGCGCCGTCAAGGGCGTGCGCCAGAAGGAGGACCCTTACAATGCCATCATTGCCGGTTTCTTCACTGGTGGTTCCCTTGCCATTCGAGGTGGTTACAAGGCTGCACGAAACGGTGCCATCGGTTGTGCCGTCCTTCTCGCCGTCATCGAGGGTGTCGGTATCGGTTTCTCCAAGATGCTCGCCGGCAGCACCAAGCTAGAAGCTCCccagcctcctcctcaggAGGCTACCCTGTGA
- a CDS encoding hypothetical protein (MEROPS:MER0003338): protein MAEPPEVKPRLVIHGGAGNIHPDTYPPEKFQAYRKALVDIVTRTDQYMKRQDESFTEKSTRKFPSALESATYAVRLLEDSPLFNSGYGAVFTRDGINELEASVMVSRGHKKQGVGVMGLRHVKNPILLARAMVEHGEDDLEPRSQNVSSGRLDVPSAQGHVQLHGEAAEQLAKQYGLELVDQSYFFTQHRWDEHIQGLKREETGQGQATWSVDEYVSQGTCGAVALDRDGVICAATSTGGLTNKLTGRIGDTPTIGAGFWAEEWTEDGDPTGPSMWDRLKDTASQLGPCLVLSNALRGALADFLPTPAMYTPLGAGTYTIRSFGGSGTGNGDSFLRTNALRTVAAIARWKPESGAKAMSRVAGRDGVLQRSAGSRWQQTGEGQGGIIGIESAVVCDASGHVVETRSQIMMDFNCAGMFRAWVDTKGNPQVSIFSDER from the exons ATGGCAGAACCGCCTGAAGTGAAGCCTCGTCTTGTCATTCATGGAGGGGCGGGTAACATTCATCCCGACACATATCCTCCGGAGAAATTTCAAGCTTATCGCAAAGCCCTTGTTGACATT GTTACAAGAACTGACCAGTACATGAAAAGACAAGATGAATCCTTTACAGAGAAGTCAACCAGAAAGTTCCCTTCAGCCTTGGAATCTGCAACCTACGCCGTCCGTCTTCTTGAGGATAGCCCGTTGTTCAATAGCGGCTATGGCGCTGTCTTCACGCGGGACGGTATCAACGAGCTGGAAGCTTCGGTGATGGTATCTCGTGGCCACAAGAAGCAAGGCGTAGGCGTAATGGGCCTTCGCCATGTAAAGAATCCCATCCTTCTGGCCCGCGCGATGGTTGAACATGGCGAAGACGATCTCGAACCACGGTCTCAGAATGTCAGCTCTGGCAGATTGGATGTCCCGTCCGCACAAGGTCATGTACAGCTTCATGGTGAGGCAGCAGAACAGCTGGCGAAACAATATGGGTTGGAGTTGGTTGACCAGAgttatttttttactcagCACCGCTGGGATGAGCATATTCAAGGACTGAAGAGAGAGGAGACAGGTCAGGGGCAAGCAACGTGGAGTGTGGACGAGTATGTCTCTCAGGGTACTTGCGGAGCGGTGGCCCTTGACCGGGATGGTGTCATCTGCGCCGCGACCAGTACCGGAGGGCTTACAAACAAGCTCACCGGACGTATTGGTGATACGCCTACGATTGGGGCGGGTTTCTGGGCTGAGGAATGGACTGAAGATGGGGATCCGACAGGACCATCGATGTGGGATCGCCTGAAAGATACTGCGAGCCAGTTAGGCCCTTGCTTGGTGCTCAGCAATGCCCTTAGAGGAGCGTTGGCAGATTTCCTGCCTACTCCCGCTATGTACACTCCTCTCGGTGCAGGTACATACACAATCAGATCATTTGGGGGATCTGGTACGGGCAACGGCGATTCGTTTTTGAGAACTAATGCTCTACGAACAGTTGCGGCTATAGCAAGATGGAAGCCAGAGTCAGGAGCAAAAGCCATGTCCCGTGTTGCAGGTCGAGATGGAGTGCTACAGAGGAGTGCAGGGAGTAGATGGCAGCAGACGGGAGAGGGTCAGGGAGGCATCATCGGTATTGAAAGCGCTGTGGTCTGTGATGCCAGTGGTCACGTAGTCGAGACCCGATCTCAGATTATGATGGACTTTAACTGTGCCGGTATGTTTCGGGCCTGGGTTGATACCAAGGGAAACCCTCAGGTGAGTATATTTAGCGACGAACGATAG
- a CDS encoding hypothetical protein (BUSCO:24057at5125) codes for MFLHAGASLHGHEYSTNRPSTQAHQGPLPFLRSALRRQSDGDRTARPMSAVISSSSSPSPQPRPVSYHEKIPSITTVTPIRRTSRPRPVSEYMPRRDLSVRFRDPETDDELPPSEVQSEDEGSAACSDMSDLSDSSTTPRRRRRKRTYRKSTQFLLAHPAPRPGARQRRLVQRPRLLLQLQELGEKRPIPAFDVVPSSIITGSQILPRMAKRCPHLFRTKPVLGVSDLLIVRSEDYGTPTSPGSLDAEDSLDRRDVVAVISPLPQMGEESAEIVMEDGSTWESSLMSNGSYEFIGVDERGRISTARWVKKTSTPASPMPRSNGEPTPPSSPLPAEVKWTFSMIHPDTRRHPIMGSLMSNTLDVFDTYNTMSTSSGRYPPTRNTPIDCKLASDWIVSNPPEIQSRLTKVVPDDIKLLMVATASWVNLRQSEWSPTGICRGPSTLQKRTLSNGSQQRAQTFPVRPSLPLFNPSHQLPRVNTSPASSSLDSSSSDTPSRRRSVSNNVGFVKRFVVPRASEDGRPPLESLDIKPDRPPTRRVSISMRNFADKIFRRRSNSHAQVEDTFHPS; via the coding sequence ATGTTCCTGCATGCCGGTGCCAGCTTACACGGTCACGAATATTCGACGAATCGTCCATCAACACAAGCACACCAAGGACCGTTGCCTTTCCTTCGCTCGGCGCTTCGACGCCAATCGGATGGTGACAGGACTGCAAGGCCCATGTCTGCAgtcatatcatcatcatcatcaccctcACCACAACCTCGACCCGTGTCATATCATGAGAAGATCCCATCAATAACTACTGTGACACCGATACGTCGCACTTCTCGTCCAAGACCAGTGTCCGAGTACATGCCCCGGCGAGACCTATCTGTTCGCTTCCGCGACCCTGAAACTGACGATGAGTTACCGCCCTCAGAAGTTCAGAGCGAAGATGAAGGTTCGGCTGCCTGCTCAGATATGAGCGACTTAAGCGattcctcaacaacaccgcggaggaggaggagaaagcGTACTTACAGAAAATCGACACAGTTTCTTCTCGCACACCCAGCTCCAAGACCAGGGGCCAGGCAGCGTCGACTGGTTCAACGTCCACGACTGCTTCTCCAATTACAGGAACTTGGCGAGAAGCGCCCTATTCCTGCCTTTGACGTAGTACCATCTAGCATAATCACTGGTTCTCAGATTTTACCTCGAATGGCTAAGCGTTGCCCGCATCTGTTTCGTACCAAACCAGTACTTGGTGTCAGCGATCTTCTCATTGTTCGTAGTGAGGACTACGGCACGCCAACGTCTCCCGGATCGCTAGACGCTGAGGATTCCCTCGATCGAAGAGACGTGGTTGCTGTGATTAGCCCTCTTCCGCAAATGGGCGAGGAGTCGGCTGAGATTGTGATGGAGGATGGATCAACATGGGAGTCGAGCTTAATGTCCAATGGCTCATACGAATTTATCGGGGTTGACGAGCGAGGGCGGATCAGTACCGCGCGATGGGTAAAGAAGACATCCACACCAGCATCCCCCATGCCCAGGAGTAACGGCGAACCAACACCACCTTCTAGCCCGTTACCAGCAGAAGTCAAATGGACATTCAGTATGATACACCCCGATACGCGAAGGCACCCTATCATGGGCTCCCTCATGTCGAATACGCTGGACGTCTTCGATACCTATAATACCATGTCAACCTCAAGCGGCCGTTACCCTCCTACGCGAAACACGCCAATAGATTGCAAGCTGGCCAGTGATTGGATCGTATCCAACCCACCTGAAATCCAATCGCGGTTAACAAAAGTTGTACCGGACGACATCAAGCTACTGATGGTCGCGACGGCATCCTGGGTCAATCTTCGACAAAGTGAATGGTCACCAACGGGAATCTGCAGGGGACCAAGCACATTACAAAAACGCACTCTTAGCAATGGCAGCCAGCAGAGAGCTCAAACATTCCCCGTTCGGCCAAGTCTTCCTCTTTTTAACCCTTCGCACCAATTACCACGCGTCAACACGAGTCCAGCTAGTAGCTCGTTGGACAGTTCCTCATCGGACACACCCTCTCGTCGAAGATCAGTGTCTAATAATGTTGGATTCGTCAAGAGGTTCGTGGTACCTCGTGCTAGCGAGGATGGCAGGCCACCGCTGGAGTCGCTCGATATTAAGCCAGACAGGCCACCAACAAGACGTGTGAGCATCAGCATGCGCAACTTTGCGGATAAAATCTTCCGGCGGAGAAGTAATTCTCATGCCCAGGTTGAAGATACATTTCACCCCAGCTAG
- a CDS encoding hypothetical protein (BUSCO:52838at5125), giving the protein MHVLHGFGQRRKSSRPRDLHIRKVSFSGSSLSSGCSLSSSSSSSSSTISALSTPAARTPTASRPEMDPLASHPAFHAPPRLYERPFKRMDDEPVFYGTEEAAIDEEAFVEQDVAAQQPTEMALPPHVSPMDAADEQGNEPKDYFFTTLSARPPMPKSRWSESTIQSIQTFDDDDEDDSEVTQSEDSEDEGDNVSVLEMRRLSRHASALKPASINATYAARPGLTPKRPPMRSLDSVDNFIRRGGWKRRGIVFHKEDLENTRSELDRNSF; this is encoded by the coding sequence ATGCATGTTCTACACGGATTCGGTCAAAGACGAAAGTCGTCTCGTCCTCGTGACCTTCACATCAGAAAGGTCTCCTTCTCAGGGTCTTCTCTCTCATCCGGCTGctctttatcatcatcatcatcatcatcatcgtcaaccaTCTCCGCCCTCTCAACACCAGCTGCCAGGACACCTACCGCCTCAAGACCCGAAATGGATCCTCTCGCCTCACACCCCGCCTTCCACGCACCACCAAGATTATACGAACGACCTTTTAAGCGCATGGATGACGAGCCTGTTTTCTACGGTACCGAGGAAGCGGCCATCGACGAGGAGGCTTTTGTCGAGCAGGATGTCGCTGCTCAACAGCCTACAGAGATGGCTCTGCCTCCTCATGTGAGCCCAATGGATGCTGCCGACGAACAAGGCAACGAACCCAAAGATTACTTCTTCACCACATTATCAGCACGACCACCGATGCCCAAGTCTCGCTGGTCCGAATCCACCATCCAAAGCATCCAGACctttgacgatgacgacgaggatgactCCGAGGTCACTCAGTCTGAAGACTCTGAAGATGAGGGCGACAATGTCTCAGTCCTCGAGATGCGTCGTCTCTCTCGCCACGCCTCAGCACTAAAACCTGCCTCTATCAACGCTACCTATGCTGCCCGACCTGGTCTTACACCCAAGCGACCTCCTATGCGATCTCTCGACAGCGTCGACAACTTTATCCGACGCGGAGGATGGAAGCGTCGTGGCATTGTCTTTCACAAGGAAGACCTCGAGAACACTCGATCTGAGCTGGACCGCAACAGCTTTTAA
- a CDS encoding hypothetical protein (BUSCO:343at5125), with product MDENIGPRPSGHASMPPTASSSLLANFQTYEPISRATSPGIPYPKTGTDEDDKKRYRPRTFAYFSQLPFEVEEEAQRDAALQGILKQLYIAVRAEDFSPGALHWTKELQGWLTLKFEMTREQRAKLAKLYYSLALAPGLDATASDRFLRMVLSLTRKNHYLKPGEDLVLEWRPLWNEIKAWVLPSEVPAHQSNRKRSAKQLLKLCTHAHTYFDPSERRAMLEEFLPFFSVNELPNAFIVAGVLNALLPSHPAPINEPQSQPADIFPTLFHLWSIINRSKAFDIFFIDLLSRIARDHIACSYVPFGSHGIFSKDQSDLIFTAILRLTQIPVGQANSPYTPLDYLSGAGIYVEKDKKKYPVAYMISRLIVSSLSPACLKHDDSIISHLEGFMESIDTFFHPSNQGSWTTMLGQLTLYLTEAFVSRWNREQSGELDLPEDRKINDELKRRFVMSLKEVTFMGLFSKSTRVSYYYYSALQGLAYLEPDLVLPGALQRFYPSLQGLVEVHRTTSSLNGLQMIANFMSKNKGYRCHITALLALALPGIDANDLNKTQYTLNFIQSVAYSIPMVPLVREGSHIHDTALAMEWVQGQMDRMEREGQNVKFDYKNELSDEDEANILRSSTTGFGEFILTLLGKVFTLLENLPDANQVRGGTPEDNVINALPAALSPIFASLSPELFDMALDKVATFVSSHVVHQARDAMAWILNALCKVNPEKTLKVFIPMLVVNIRNEIDYNNAASDRSSGTDYLPRDRALVWYVSMLAMSVVHVGSEVLKYKDKLLGIAEYMQEKCRGLPTILISNYIHHLLLNLTHTYPIDHALYEPEVVQRGLDVDDWGKTTAPADLSIRWHQPSPAEIDFAVELFASQTKSAKDQLELLMSDNPPVSRTGKNKEWSDEVSRLMQQIRLVTSGMATMFDPERAAGIMTGNTEEDHDVAREDDDEMMIDEDPLAEVAEDEELRPQFRYKAGYALKFSDPAYSRIHDLREELGHLLTKTHSFLNENQEDDVNSFTALYAAYRTWITDVGIERSAHPLERHVRLYKSDIAAFKIKGLRKVYPRPLLIKRAEAYQLLRRKHNASSRQKSELDKRLLLDLAESSLSLYADVRRVAQSAQDSSLKSLIGSKPLVIPVILERLRKALDANDHDRIKGGMYTLLFTSLLRTLVKDWRFAPEAMRLYIETAGIDKPSIQNLGSSALYTLIDFGKPFERMIIVNDELVDTIKPAADVSASIESRHQFILQRRTRVEKSKASLGLELTQRARGAHWKIATRCAVFATNLCLRFHTVAPPEFIDLVAQGTNDPHPSLRGYYLSAFTSIFTAVDMRAVYGHDYRNYLLEKEVGDRNRVQVAVEKGDAEFTHNFLEAFKQPEGASYMVDADHPGWLVWGKKFTAYRAKPLPFNAYDEVESALRDQMGQILNRDWLSECFSYLKQEPRDTTTDRFRMSNVYLLMHVFDLMHYGKTAITLNDVKELVKEVFGDGNDKHQHRATSEIIGALLAGSSDDPPEIRNLVWEYAAPFMLKIFADDLTPDNLQYWLTCLHLVLDSKDPRRSHEIVDTLRAFRLDMTSNAAFKESSKVQLLEFIVADGGWHFRHDQPILDDFLAHIDHPYKAVREAIGRVLSVIYKTRYHESFENVTKLLEQNKAASTTGIRPYQPTEEFAATIKDVFSRLEKWRHERTPGQQTPSSYTSGSKTVLMWLDCTLSSHECIQLVPFFPAPFMEELLHMMDVKEDPELMRLAYHVYRHLPNIPFRDGEDAEFIDSLIRIGKTSSSWHQRLRALVNMQVIYFRRIFLTRGAQREALFTAVSDMLGDPQLEVRSCASTTLAGMIRCSPRRIRDPTIAHLKARFEDELERNPMPKRNRHLAGTDTPVDIHKQITRRHAAVLGLGALIEAFPYATPPPEWMPEVLAMLARKAAADPGVVGKATKTILSEFKKTRQDSWTVDQKYFTPEQLEDLEGVLWKSYFA from the exons ATGGACGAGAACATCGGACCTCGCCCTTCGGGTCATGCTTCCATGCCCCCAACAGCTAGTTCCAGCTTGCTGGCAAACTTCCAAACATACGAGCCCATTTCACGAGCCACGTCTCCCGGCATTCCTTACCCCAAGACTGGCACCGACGAAGATGATAAGAAACGTTATCGGCCCCGAACCTTCGCCTACTTTTCGCAACTTCCATtcgaggtggaggaggaggctcAGCGTGATGCCGCTCTACAGGGAATCCTCAAGCAGCTATACATTGCTGTTCGAGCTGAAGACTTTTCCCCGGGCGCTCTTCATTGGACTAAAGAGCTCCAGGGATGGCTTACTCTCAAGTTTGAGATGACCAGGGAGCAGAGGGCAAAGCTGGCCAAGCTCTACTACTCTCTCGCACTGGCTCCAGGCCTAGATGCGACTGCCTCTGATCGCTTCTTACGCATGGTCTTGTCCCTGACAAG GAAAAACCATTACCTCAAGCCAGGTGAggatcttgttcttgaatGGAGACCTTTGTGGAACGAAATCAAGGCTTGGGTTCTGCCCTCGGAGGTTCCAGCCCATCAGAGCAACCGCAAACGCTCAGCGAAGCAACTGCTCAAGCTTTGCACCCATGCTCACACATACTTCGACCCCTCCGAGCGCCGAGCGATGTTGGAAGAGTTCCTGCCATTCTTCAGCGTCAACGAGTTGCCGAACGCATTTATCGTTGCAGGTGTTCTGAATGCTCTGCTGCCAAGTCATCCTGCTCCTATCAACGAACCTCAGTCACAGCCAGCTGATATTTTCCCTACACTTTTCCATCTTTGGTCGATAATAAACCGATCCAAGGCTTTTGACATCTTTTTTATCGACTTGCTGTCCCGTATTGCCAGAGACCACATAGCCTGCTCCTATGTCCCATTTGGTAGCCACGGCATCTTTTCTAAGGACCAGTCCGACCTCATTTTCACGGCTATTCTCAGACTCACGCAAATTCCTGTGGGCCAGGCCAATTCCCCTTACACTCCTCTAGACTATCTTTCGGGTGCTGGCATATACGTCGAGAAAGATAAGAAGAAATACCCCGTAGCCTACATGATCTCCCGCTTGATTGTGAGCTCCTTGTCTCCAGCTTGCTTGAAACATGATGACTCGATTATTTCGCACTTGGAGGGTTTCATGGAGTCTATTGACACCTTCTTCCATCCCTCGAACCAGGGTTCGTGGACTACTATGCTTGGCCAATTGACCCTTTACCTTACCGAAGCGTTCGTTTCACGCTGGAATCGTGAGCAAAGTGGTGAGTTGGATCTCCCGGAAGATCGCAAGATCAACGATGAGTTGAAGAGGCGCTTTGTAATGTCGCTCAAAGAAGTGACTTTTATGGGGCTGTTTTCCAAGAGCACTCGCGTCTCGTATTACTACTACAGCGCTTTACAAGGTCTTGCCTATCTCGAGCCTGACCTGGTGCTACCAGGGGCACTACAGCGCTTCTACCCCAGTCTTCAGGGGCTAGTGGAGGTGCACAGAACCACGTCAAGCTTGAACGGATTACAGATGATTGCCAATTTCATGTCTAAAAACAAGGGATACAGATGTCATATCACTGCTCTTCTGGCACTTGCCCTCCCAGGTATCGATGCAAACGATCTAAACAAAACCCAATACACTCTCAACTTCATCCAAAGTGTTGCTTACAGCATTCCTATGGTACCCTTGGTCAGGGAAGGTAGCCATATACATGACACCGCATTAGCTATGGAGTGGGTTCAGGGTCAGATGGATCGCATGGAACGTGAGGGTCAGAATGTAAAGTTTGACTACAAGAACGAGCTTAGTGACGAAGATGAGGCCAATATCCTGAGGTCCTCGACTACTGGATTTGGCGAGTTCATCTTGACTTTGCTAGGGAAAGTGTTCACTCTGTTGGAGAACTTACCCGATGCCAACCAAGTTCGAGGAGGGACTCCTGAGGACAATGTTATCAATGCTTTGCCGGCTGCGTTGTCGCCAATCTTCGCCTCGTTGTCGCCTGAGCTATTCGACATGGCCCTTGACAAGGTGGCCACCTTTGTGTCAAGCCATGTGGTTCACCAAGCACGAGATGCGATGGCGTGGATCTTGAATGCGCTCTGCAAGGTCAACCCTGAAAAGACTCTCAAAGTCTTCATCCCCATGCTAGTTGTCAACATCCGCAACGAAATTGACTACAACAACGCTGCATCCGATCGAAGCAGTGGGACAGATTACCTCCCCAGAGATCGAGCATTGGTTTGGTATGTCAGCATGTTGGCCATGTCTGTTGTACACGTTGGCAGTGAAGTGTTGAAATATAAGGACAAGCTTCTCGGCATTGCTGAGTACATGCAAGAGAAATGCCGCGGCTTGCCTACCATCCTGATCTCCAATTATATACACCATCTCCTCCTAAACTTGACCCATACCTACCCCATTGACCACGCTTTGTATGAACCCGAGGTCGTTCAACGTGGACTCGACGTCGATGATTGGGGCAAGACGACTGCGCCAGCTGACCTCAGCATCCGATGgcatcagccttcaccgGCTGAGATCGACTTTGCTGTTGAACTATTTGCATCGCAGACCAAATCCGCCAAAGACCAACTGGAGCTACTAATGAGCGATAACCCACCTGTGAGCAGGACGGGAAAGAACAAGGAGTGGTCGGACGAGGTCTCGCGCCTCATGCAGCAAATTCGTCTTGTTACCTCTGGCATGGCCACCATGTTTGACCCTGAGCGTGCCGCGGGTATCATGACCGGCAATACCGAGGAGGATCATGATGTGGCTcgcgaggatgatgatgagatgatgatTGACGAAGACCCTCTTGCGGAGGTtgcagaagatgaagaactgCGTCCACAATTTCGCTACAAGGCAGGATATGCGCTCAAGTTCAGCGACCCTGCCTATAGCCGAATTCATGACCTacgagaagaactcggtcaTCTCTTGACTAAAACCCACTCTTTCCTCAACGAAAATCAAGAAGATGATGTGAACTCCTTCACTGCCCTATATGCTGCATATCGTACCTGGATTACCGATGTTGGCATCGAGCGTTCTGCCCATCCCCTGGAAAGGCATGTTCGACTGTACAAATCTGACATTGCCGCTTTCAAGATCAAAGGTCTCAGAAAAGTTTATCCTCGTCCCCTTCTCATCAAACGTGCTGAGGCATATCAGCTTTTGCGCCGCAAGCATAATGCTTCTTCAAGGCAGAAGAGCGAGTTAGATAAACGACTTTTACTTGATCTTGCAGAGTCGAGTCTTTCGCTCTATGCTGACGTACGACGAGTTGCACAGAGTGCCCAGGACTCATCGCTCAAATCGCTTATTGGCAGTAAACCGCTGGTGATTCCTGTTATTCTAGAACGTCTCAGGAAAGCACTCGATGCGAACGACCATGACAGAATCAAAGGAGGCATGTATACTCTGCTATTTACATCTCTCTTGAGAACTCTTGTCAAGGACTGGCGATTTGCTCCGGAGGCCATGCGTTTGTACATCGAGACTGCAGGTATCGACAAGCCTTCTATTCAGAACCTGGGCTCGTCGGCGCTGTATACGCTAATTGATTTTGGCAAGCCCTTCGAGCGTATGATCATTGTCAACGATGAGCTGGTAGACACAATCAAACCCGCCGCTGATGTGTCAGCGTCTATCGAAAGCCGGCACCAGTTCATCCTTCAACGCCGAACAAGGGTCGAGAAATCTAAGGCCAGTCTAGGGCTGGAGTTGACACAGCGTGCCAGGGGTGCTCATTGGAAAATCGCCACACGCTGTGCAGTCTTTGCCACCAACTTGTGCCTTCGATTCCATACTGTGGCACCTCCTGAGTTTATCGATCTTGTTGCCCAAGGCACAAACGACCCTCATCCCAGTCTTCGTGGGTACTACCTGAGCGCATTCACATCCATCTTTACGGCAGTAGATATGCGAGCTGTCTATGGCCACGACTATCGCAACTATCTTCTCGAGAAGGAAGTAGGTGACAGAAACCGTGTTCAGGTTGCCGTTGAAAAGGGCGACGCTGAGTTCACCCACAACTTCCTTGAAGCGTTTAAGCAACCTGAGGGGGCTTCATATATGGTTGATGCCGATCACCCTGGCTGGCTTGTGTGGGGCAAAAAGTTCACAGCTTATCGCGCAAAGCCCCTTCCCTTCAACGCCTACGACGAAGTCGAGAGCGCGTTGCGCGACCAGATGGGGCAGATACTGAATCGCGACTGGCTGTCTGAGTGTTTCAGCTACCTGAAGCAGGAACCACGAGATACGACGACAGATAGATTCCGCATGAGTAACGTGTATCTTTTGATGCATGTCTTCGACTTGATGCATTATGGGAAGACAGCGATCACCCTAAATGATGTCAAGGAGCTAGTCAAGGAAGTTTTTGGTGATGGTAACGACAAGCATCAGCATAGAGCAACATCAGAAATCATTGGCGCTTTGCTCGCAGGCTCAAGCGATGATCCCCCAGAAATCCGTAACCTCGTCTGGGAGTATGCTGCGCCGTTCATGCTCAAGATCTTCGCCGACGATTTGACTCCTGATAACCTACAGTACTGGCTCACATGTCTTCATCTCGTGCTCGATTCTAAAGATCCTCGTCGATCTCACGAAATTGTTGATACTCTAAGAGCATTCAGACTTGATATGACGTCTAATGCAGCTTTCAAGGAGTCGTCAAAGGTGCAGCTGCTTGAATTTATTGTTGCAGATGGCGGCTGGCACTTCCGACATGACCAGCCTATTCTCGACGATTTTCTTGCTCACATTGACCACCCCTACAAGGCAGTTCGCGAAGCCATTGGCCGAGTGCTGTCGGTAATCTACAAGACTCGATACCATGAGTCATTTGAGAATGTGACCAAACTATTGGAGCAGAACAAGGCTGCTTCAACAACCGGTATCAGGCCCTATCAGCCAACAGAAGAGTTTGCAGCAACTATCAAGGACGTTTTTAGCCGTCTAGAAAAATGGCGCCATGAAAGAACACCTGGCCAGCAGACACCCAGCTCTTATACCTCGGGCTCCAAGACCGTGCTCATGTGGCTAGACTGTACGCTTTCGTCTCATGAATGTATTCAGCTTGTGCCTTTTTTCCCTGCTCCTTTCATGGAAGAATTGCTGCACATGATGGACGTCAAGGAGGACCCTGAGCTCATGAGACTTGCGTATCATGTTTACCGCCATTTGCCAAATATCCCTTTCCGGGATGGCGAGGACGCGGAATTTATCGATTCACTCATTCGGATTGGCAAGACGTCGAGTAGTTGGCATCAAAGGCTACGCGCGTTAGTCAACATGCAAGTCATTTACTTCCGACGCATCTTCCTAACACGGGGCGCTCAAAGGGAAGCACTCTTTACCGCTGTGTCTGATATGCTAGGAGATCCTCAACTTGAGGTGCGTTCATGCGCGTCAACGACACTGGCTGGCATGATTCGCTGCTCACCTCGCCGTATTCGTGACCCAACAATTGCACACCTCAAGGCTCGTTTCGAGGACGAATTGGAGCGTAACCCAATGCCAAAACGAAACCGTCATCTTGCTGGGACAGATACTCCGGTTGACATCCACAAGCAAATCACACGACGTCATGCAGCAGTACTTGGGCTTGGTGCTTTAATCGAGGCCTTCCCTTATGCCACTCCTCCGCCCGAATGGATGCCGGAGGTGCTAGCAATGCTAGCTCGCAAGGCAGCTGCTGATCCCGGAGTTGTGGGCAAGGCGACCAAAACGATTCTCAGCGAGTTCAAGAAGACGAGACAGGATAGTTGGACTGTTGACCAAAAG TATTTTACACCCGAACAGCTGGAGGACCTTGAAGGAGTGCTCTGGAAAAGTTATTTTGCCTAA